AGGCCGATCAGCGGTGCCTCGGGGTCGAGCCGGGCGGGGTCCAGCCGCCGCCCGCTGACCAGGGTGGTCGGCGCGATCGCCTGCACCGCCGCCGCGACGATGGGCGCCGCCGAGCGGTAGTTGCGGGTCAGCCGCACCAGCCGGGCGTCGATGAAGTCCTGGGAGAAGCGCAGGAAGTAGGTGACGTCGGCGCCACGGAACGAGTAGATCGCCTGGTCGGGGTCGCCGATCGCGCAGAGGTTGCCGTCGGCGGGGCTGAGCAGCCGGAGCAGCTCGTACTGGGTCGCGTCGACGTCCTGGTACTCGTCCACGAAGATCCAGCGCCACCGCGTGCGGTACGTCTCGACAAGCTCGGGGTCGTCGCGCAGCAGGGCCACCGGCAGCTCGACAAGCTCGTCGAGGTCGACGAGGTTTTGCTGGCGGAGCACCTTGACGTACGCGTCGTGGTCGTCGCCGGCCTCGGCCCGCGCCTCCGCCCGCTGGGCGTCGTCGGCCACCCCGAACCCGTCGGCGAGCCCGGCCGCCTCGGCGTGGTCGCGCAGGATCGCGAGGCCCAGCGAGTGGAAGGTGGCGACCGTGACGTCCTCGGCGACCGGACCGAGCAGCCCGTCGAGCCGCTCCCGCAGCTCCTCGGCCGCCCGCCGGGTGAACGTGATCGCCAGGCACTGCTCGGGATAGACGTTCAGCTCGGCGCAGAGGTACGCGATGCGGTGCGTCAGCGTGCGGGTCTTGCCGGTGCCCGGCCCGGCCACGATGAGCAGCGGCCCGCCGGGTGCGGAGGCGGCCACCCGCTGCAGCGCGTCGAGCCGGTCGAGCAGGCCGGTGCCGACCTCCTCCATGCCGGAGAGCATCGGCTCGAAGGGCTCGTGCGGCGACGCGGGCTGGGCGATGGGAGGCAGCTCCGCCTTCGGCGCGCGGCGCCGCTCCGGTGCCCTCGCCTGCTCGGCTTTGCGGCGGGGTGCCGGCTCGGCGGGGCGGCGCTGTGCGGGCACGGGCACGTCGAAGAGCGCGTCCGGCTGGTGGCCGTGACCCGCGCGGGGCAGCTCGTCCGGCTGGAAGATGGTGATCACGCCGTACTCGCCGTCGTATCCCGGCACGCGCCGCACCTGGCCCCGGCGCAGCCGCCCGATGGCCTCGGCCAGCAGCTCGCCGCCGGCCTGCCCGACGTCGGCCAGCGGCGTTTCGGTGAGGATGCGCAGCTCCGGGCCGAGCGCCGCGACGAGCGTGTTGACCTGCCCGTCGACGGTCTTGGAGCGCGGGCCAACCCCGTGGATCTCGCCGACGATCTGCGGCAGCGAGAGCAGATGGGTGACCTCCTTGGCACCGGGACGCGCCTCGGTGCGGTCGGCGAGGTCTTCCACCCGGCTGAGCACGCCCACGGTCAGCGGCTTTCCGCACTCCGGGCAGAGGCCGCCGGCCGCCCGGGTGCGATCAGGTTGCCAGTTGACGCCACAGGCGCGGTGGCCGTCAGCGTGGTACTTGCCCTCTTCCGGGAAGAACTCGATCGTGCCGTGCAGCCCGTCTCCGGTGCGCAGCGCCTCGCGGATGCCGAAGTAGTCACGCTCCGCGGTCAGTACCGTCGCCTCGCGGGCGAGCGCCGGCGGCGAGTGGGCGTCGGAGTTGGAGACAAGCTGGTAGCGGTCGAGGCTGGAGACCCGCCAGTTCATCTCCGGGTCGGAGGAGAGCCCGGTCTCCACCGCGAAGATGTGGTCGGCCAGGTCGGCGTAGCAGTCGGCGATCGCGTCGAAGCCCGACTTCGAGCCGAGCGCGGAAAACCACGGCGTCCAGATGTGCGCCGGGACCAGGTACCCGTCGGGGCTCGCCTCCAGCGTGATCTCCAGCAGGTCACGCGAGTCGAGGCCGAGGATCGGGCGGCCGTCGGCGCCCAGGTTGCCGATCCGCCCGAGTGCGGTGTTGAAGCGGGTCACCGAGTCGAGGTCGGGCAGGTAGATGAGGTGGTGCACCTTTCGCGTGCGGTCGTCGCGCTTGTAGATCGTCGAGATCTCCACGCTCAGCATGAAGCGCACGGGGTCGGCCTCGGCCGCGCTGGCCAGCCGGGGCGGCAGCCGGCGGGCGATGTCACGCTCCGTCTCAGGGCTGAGCCGGTAGAGGCCCGGCTCGGCGGGGTGCAGCGTCTCGCGCAGGTGGTCGTGCCAGGCGGGGTGGGTGAAGTCGCCGGTGCCGAGCACGCTGACGCCCTTGCGCCGCGCCCACCAGGCCAGATTCGGAAGGTTCAGGTCGCGGCTGCAGGCGCGGGAGTACTTCGAGTGGATGTGCAGGTCAACGACGTACGGATTGCTGCCGGTCGAGCTGCCCTGAGGTGCAACGCTGAACGGAGGCACGCCGCATAGTGCCATGCCCGCATCACTTGGCGCGCGTTGCCACGCGCGCGTGACGCCCACTACTGGCTGTTCAGCTCGACAAGGGTGACCTGTGGTGGTGCCCCGACGCGGACCGGCGGACCCCAGAAGCCGGCGCCGTTCGTCACGTACACCTTCGTGCCGTCGACCGTGCCGAGGCCCGAGACGATCGGCTGCTCCAGGCGGACGAGGAGGCTCCACGGGACCATCTGGCCGCCGTGGGTGTGCCCGGAGAGCTGGAGGTCGACGCCGTGCTTGGCGGCGTCGTGCGCCTGCACCGGCTGGTGCGCGAGCAGCACCACCGGCCGGCTGGTGTCCCGGCCGTCGAACGTCTTGGCGAAGTCGGGCCCGTCGTCGTACTCCTCGCCGGCGATGTCGTTGACGCCCGCGAGGTCGAGGCCGTCGATCTCCAGCCGCTCGTTGCGCAGCGGGCGGAGGCCGAGCCGGGCCACCTCGTCCACCCACTGCTGGTAGCCCGAGAAGTACTCGTGGTTGCCGGTCACGAAGTACGCGCCGCGGCGGGAGCGGAGGCGTTCGAGCGGGGCGGCGGCCGCGCCGAGCTCCTCGACGCTGCCGTCGACCATGTCGCCGACGACCGCCACGAGGTCAGCGTCCATCTCGTTGATCATGTTGACGATCCGCTCGGTGTGGCTGCGGCCGCGCAGCGGGCCGAGGTGGATGTCGGAGACCAGCGCGATGCGCATCCCCTCCATCGAGCGCGGCAGCTTGGCGAGCGGGATCGTGACCCGGTCGAGCTGGGGCGGGCCGAGGGCGCTGCGGATCCCGTACCCGGAGATGCTCGCGGCGGTGAGCCCGGCGAAGATGGCCGCTCCGCGGGCGAGGAGCAGGCGGCGGTCCGGGTTGTGGCCGGGCGGCGTTTCGGCCGGCGGCGCCTCCGGTGGCGGACCGCCGGCGCCGACCAGCGCGGGCTCGGGTGCCTGGGCGACGACCGCGGCGGCGGCCTTGCGCTGCCGGCGCAGCCAGAGCTTGGCGACCAGCATCGGGATCTCGAGCACGACCAGCACGACGATCAGGTAGAACATGACCGCCAGCCAGAGGTAGCCCGGCCAGGCCAGCCACCACTGGCCCGCACGGGTGCCGATCAGCGTCGCGGGCACGAGCACGCCCAGCGCGATCGCGGCCACGCCGCCGGCCCGCCGCCAAGGGCCGGGGCGGGTGGTGTCGCGGACCAGGCGCTTCCACAGGTACAGGTGGATCAGCCCGATCACGGCGAACGCGAACACCACGAACACGATCACACCCACGCTCTGCTCAGCCTCCGGCGAAAGGGGGAAGGACGTCGACGGTCACCCCGCTGGGCAGGGCGGCCCGGCGATCGTGGCACGCGACGCCGTCGACAAGGAAGCTGGCCGCCTTGAGCACGGTGCCGAGCCGCTCGCCCCGGCGGGTCGACAGCTCGGTCGCCAGGTCGTCGAGGCAGAGCCCGGCCGGTGCCAGCTCCTCGTGCACGCCGGCGGCCGCGCGGGCGCCGGCGAAGTACCGCACGGTGATCGAGTCTGCGCTCAAGTCCTCACCCGCCGATCGCGGACATCGGGCGGGTGGGCTGGAGAAACTTCGGGTCGTCGATGCCGTGGCCGGCGCGCTTGGTCAAGGTCGCCGCGCGCCAGCGCCGGGCGATCTCCTCGTCGTCGGCGCCCTCGCGCAGCGCGCCGCGCAGGTCGGACTCCTCGGTCGCGAAGAGGCAGTTGCGCACCTGGCCGTCGGCGGTCAGCCGGGTGCGGTCGCAGTCGCCGCAGAACGGCCGGGTCACGCTGCCGATCACGCCGACCTTCGCGGGCGAGCCGTCCGGGGTGGTGTAGCCGTCGACCAGCCAGGTCTCGGCGGGCGCGCCGCCGCGCTCGGCCGGGTCGGGCAGCAGCGTGAACCTCTCCCGCAGTGCGGCCAGGATCTCCGCGGCGGTGATCATGCGGGCGCGGTCCCAGGCGTGCTGGGCGTCCAGCGGCATCTGCTCGATGAACCGCAGCTCGTAGCCCTCCGCGAGCGCGAACCGCAGCAGCGCCGGCGCCTCGTCCTCGTTGATGTCCCGCATCAGCACTGAATTGATCTTGACAGGCGTGAGGCCGGCGGCCTGCGCGGCGGCGAGGCCGGCGAGCACGTCGGGATGGCGCTTGCGGTGGGTCAGCCGCTCGAACCGCTCGCCGTCGAGCGTGTCCAGCGAGACGTTGACCCGGTCGAGGCCGGCGTCGCGCAGCGGCCGGGCCAGCTTGTCGAGGCCGATGCCGTTGGTGGTCAGCGAGATGCGGGGCCGCGGTGCCAACTCGGCGACCGCACCCACGATCTTGGCGAGGCCCGGCCGGATGAGCGGCTCGCCGCCGGTGAACCGCACCTCGTCGACCCCGAGCCGCTCCACCGCGACCCGCACCAGGCGGATCACCTCGTCGTCGGTGAGCACGGCCGAGTTGGGCAGCCAGGGCAGGCCCTCGACCGGCATGCAGTACGTGCAGCGCAGGTTGCACCGGTCGGTGAGCGAGACCCGCAGGTCGGTCGCCACCCTTCCGTACCGGTCGACGAGCCCCGCGGTGGTCATCTCTTGACGTTACCGCGTCAAGTGCGCAGCGCGGACTCAGCAGTTGCCCGGACGGCGGATCGGTACGCGCCGCCGAACAGGGCGGTGTGCACGAGCATGAGGTGCAGCTGGTGCACCGGCACCCTGGCCTGCCAGCCCTCCGCGAGCGGCCAGGCCTCCCGGTACGCGGCGAGCACACGGTCCAGGTGCGGCACACCTCCGAAGAGGGCGAGCTGGGCGAGGTCCGTCTCGCGGTGGCCGCCGTGTGCCGCGGGGTCGACCAGCCAGGCCCGCCCGTCAGCCGCCCACAGCACGTTGCCGGGCCAGAGGTCGCCGTGGATGCGGGCGGGCGGCTCGCTGCCGCCGTACCCCTCGATCCGCGCGACCACGTGCTCCACCAGGGCCACGTCGGGCGTGGAGAGCGCGCCGTTGTCGGTCGACATCCGCAGGTAAGGCAAGAGGCGGCGCTCGGCGAACCAGGCCGACCAAGGGCCGCCCGACGGGGCGTTGTCCGCGGTCAGCGCGCCGATGAAGCCCGGCCACCGCGCTCCGAAGGCGTCCGCGCCGGCCCGGTGGGTGGCGGCGAGGTCGCGCCCGAGGCGCTCCGCCGCTTCCGGCGTCGCTTCGCCGGGCTCCACCCACTCCAGCGCGAGCAGATCGGGCAGCGCGGCGATGACCTCCGGCACGGGCGCTCCGCCGGCATCGCGCAGCCACCGCAGCCCTGCGGCCTCCGCTTCAAAAAACCCATTTGGTACCGGCTGCGCCGCCCCGCCCCACGACTTGGCGAACAGGGACGCGCCGTCGTCGAGCGTGAGCCGCGAGGCGGTGCAGATGCTTCCCCCGGGCACCGGCGTCTCCCTGATCCGCTGATGGGTCAGGAATGCGGGGAGATGCTCTGGATGCGCCCGAAGGTACGCGAGGTCCATGTCGACCACTCTTACCAAGTGGGTGTCGCCGCGGGCGCAACAGGGGTAAGCATGACTTCATGGCGGTGACGATCCGGTCGTATCGGCCCGGAGACCACAGCGCCGGCCGGCGCCTGTGGGTCGAGCTGGCCGAGCGGCACCGGGCGCTTTACGACGACCCCGGCTTCGGTGGCGCCGATCCCGGCGCGGCGTTCGAGGAATACCTCACCCGGCTGGACCTGTCCGGCATGTGGGTGGCCGACCACGGCGAAGACGGCGTGGTGGGGCTTGTCGGCCTCATCATGAAGGGCCGTGCCGGCGAGGTGGAGCCGGTGGTGGTGACCGAGGCCCGCCGGGGCGAGGGCATCGGGCGGGCGCTGCTTGGGCACGTCGCCGACGAGGCGCGGCGGCGCGGTCTCACCTACCTGACGATCTCCCCCGAGTCGCGCAACGTGGACGCGATCCGCAGCCTGCACGCGGCTGGGTACGACGTGCTTTCCGCGCTCCAGCTGACCCTCGATCTCGGGCGGCGCGACCAGGGGCGGCGCCAGGACATTGACATTCACGACCTTAGATTTAAGTCCTGAGGTGCGCGACTACTGAGCGTGCCTGTGGATAACCCGGGTGTCATCCACAGGGTCTTCTGATCTCGTCCGGTCGGGGGCCAGGCTGCCCCGCATGACTCCGCTCGCCCTCCGGACACCTGCCGATCTGATCACCGCCATCCCGTTCCTGCTCGGCTTCCACCCGAGCGACAGCGTCGTCGTCGTGGGGCTCCGCGCCCGCCAAGTGGTCTTCGCCGCCCGGGGTGACCTGGGCGAGCCGCCCGGCTTCGTGGAGTACGTGACGTCCGTCGTCATGCGCCAGGACATCGACACCGCCGCCGTGATCGGGTTCGGGCCCGACGAGCGCGCCCGCGAGCCGGTCACCGCCATCCGCGAGGCGCTCGAGCGCCACGGTGTCGGCGTGCTCGACGCGCTGCGCGTGGCCGGCGGGCGCTACTGGTCCTACGCGTGCGTCGGCCAGGATTGCTGCCCATCGGAGGGCACGGCGTTCGACCCGGTGGCCAGCCGGATCGCCGCTGCCGCCACACACGCCGGGCAGGTGGCACTCCCCGACCGCGCCGCGCTCGTGGGCCGGATCGCGCCGGTCGGCGGGCTGACCCGCGAGTCGATGCGCCTGGCGACCGATCGTGCCACGGCGCGGCTCGCCACCGTGCTTGCCGCTCCGCCGCCGGGCGACCTGCTCGGTGGCCGGTCGGTGCGCAGGCTGGGCGTCGCCGCGGTGCGGGATGCCATGCGCCGGCACCGCGACGGCGGCCGCCTGACCGACGACGAGGTGGCCTGGCTGACCGTGCTGCTCGTGCACCTGCCGGTCCGTGACTTCGCGTGGGAGCGGGTGGGCGCCGAGGAGTGGCAGATGGAGCTGTGGGTCGACGTGCTGCGCCGCGCCGAGCCACACCTGGTGCCCGCGCCGGCGTGCCTGCTCGCGTTCGCGGCCTGGCGGTGCGGGCAGGGCGCGCTCGCGCTGGCCGCCGTGGAGCGGGCCAAGCGGTCCGACCCGTCCTACTCGATGGCCCGGCTCCTCGACGACGTGCTGCATCGCGGCATCCCACCGTCCACCTTGGACTCCTACCCGCTGCCGCGGCACGCCCGGGCCGGCGGCCGCCGCCCGCGCCGCCGGGTCAGGACCTGATCCGGTGGTGCCCCGTGTAGACGTTCATGGTCTCGCCGCGCAAAAAGCCGACCAGCGTCATGCCCGCCTCGTCGGCAAGGTCGCCGGCGAGTGTGCTGGGTGCGGACACCGCCGCCAGCATCGGCAGCCCGGCCATCCATGCCTTCTGGGTCAGCTCAAAGCTGGCCCGGCCGGAGACCAGCAGCACGTGACCTCGCAGGGGCAGCCGCTGCTCCCGCGTCGCCCAGCCGATCAGCTTGTCGACCGCGTTGTGCCGCCCCACGTCCTCGCGGAGCGCGACGAGCTCGCCCGACGGGGTGAAGAGCCCGGCCGCGTGCAGCCCGCCGGTGCGCTCAAAGACCCGCTGGGCGGCGCGCAGCCGGTCCGGCAGGGCGGCCAGCACCCGGGCGTCCACCGCCATCGGGTCGTCCGCGACGGCAAAGCGCGACCGTGTGCGGATCGCGTCGATGCTGGCCTTGCCGCACACCCCGCACGAGCTGGTGGTGTAAAAGTTGCGGGCCGGGTCGGTCTCCGGCGGCGGCACGTGGCCGGCGAGCACCACGTCCACGACGTTGTAGGTGTTGGGCGTCGGCTCCTCATCGGGCGCGGCCGTGCCGGCGCAGAGCTGAGCCGTCACGACGTCGCCGGCCTCGCGGATCACACCCTCGGTCAGCAGAAAGCCGATGGCCAGGTCGATGTCGTCACCCGGCGTGCGCATCGTGACCGCGAGCGGCCGCCGCCGGGCCGGGCCGGCCGGACCGACCCTGATTTCCAGCGGCTCCTCGGCGGCCAGCGTGTCCCGCCGCTCCACCGTGCCCTGCCCAGCCGTGTCGATCCTGAGGACCGTGCGCCGGTCCGTTGCCCTGCCCATGCCTACCCCGCTCCGCCGCTCGGCGCTCGTTCGCCGTCGTGGTCAAGGTTCGTAGCCTCCCGGCTCCCGCTCATCCCCCAATCTCCCCCGACTCCCCAGTTCGTGCCACCCGTTCGCCGGTGGCCAATCGGTGGCCGACCAGCCTCCGAAGCCCTCCACAGAAGCCGGCCTCACGCCGGGTCACGAGGGAGGAAACCCGATGGGTTCGAGGAAAGGAACTGCACGGCGGATCTCGGTCACCGCGACCGCGCTCACCGCTGGCCTTGCCGGAGCGGCGCTGGCGGCGGTCGCCACCGGCATGGTCTCGATAGGCACGTGGGTGCCCGGCAGCGACGACGACACGCGGGCCGAGCTGGCCGGTTCGCGGAGCCGGGCGGGCGACGGCTACGGCGATCGGGGTGACCTCTTCGTCGTCACCCAGGACAACCGCCTCCACCGCTTCGACAAGCTGGGCAGCGGCCGCCAGGAGCTGAGCGTGGCGATCACCGGGCTGGCAGCCGGCGAAAGGCTCGTGGGCATCGACACGCGCCCGGCCAACGGCCAGCTGTACGCGGTGGGAAGCACCAGCCGCCTCTACGTGATCGACCCGGCCACCGGGGCGGCTGCCCAGGTCGGCGCCCCGTTCACGACCGCGCTCGCGGGCAAGCGGTTCGGCGTCGACTTCAATCCGACCGTCGACCGGCTGCGCATCGTCAGCGACACCGGGCAAAACCTGCGCATCGACCCGACCACCGGCGCGGTCGCGGGCGTCGACACAGCGCTCAACCGCAGCGGCGTGACATCGGCGGCGTATACGAACAGTGTGGCGGGTGCGACGTCCACCGCGCTGTACGACATCGACAGCAGCAAGGACGTGCTCGTGCTGCAGGGCACCAAGCCGGGCGTGATGCCGGCCGTCTCGCCCAACACCGGCCAGCTCTTCCCGGTCGGCCGGCTGAGCGTCGACGTGCTCGGGCTCGACGGGTTCGACATCGTGGGCGCGGCAAAGGGTGACATGTTCGACGAGGGTGACTACACCGCGCTGGCCGCCGTGCGGGTCAAGGGCGACGGCGACAACACCCGCCTGGTCCGCGTCGACCTGCGCACCGGCAAGGCGAGCCCGCGGGGCAAGCTGCCCAAGGGCGTGGTGGGCATCACCGCTTCGGCGGGCGAGGCCACGACCGTGTACGCGACGACGGCCCGCAACGACCTGGTCCGCTTCGACCGCGACTCGCTGAAGATCCGCTCGCAGCAGGCGATCACCGGGCTCGGTGCCGGTGAAAAGCTGCTCGGCCTCGACGTGCGCCCGGCCAACGGCCAGCTGTACGCGCTGGGCAGCACCAACCAGATCTACACGGTCAACCCGCGCACGGCCGCCGCGACCGCGGTGGGCACGCCCTTCAGCGCGGATGTCTACGGCAGCGCGGTCGGCTTCGACGTCAACCCGGTCGTCGACCGCCTGCGCGTGGTCACCTCGTCCGGGCTCAACCTTCGCCTCGTGCCCGACACCGGCGCGGTGGCGGCGGTGGACAAGTCCCTGGCGTATGCGGCTGACGACCGCAACGCCGGCACCGGGCCGAAGGTGTCGCTCGCGGCGTACACCAACGGCTTCGCGGGCGCTACGGCCACCACGCTGTTCGACATCGACACCGGCATCGACGTGCTGACCGTGCAGGCTCCGCCGAATGACGGGGTGCTGCGCACGTCCGGCAAGCTGACGCTCGACGTCGACTCGGTCGGGGGCTTCGACATCGCCCCCGACGGCCAGGCGATTGCGGCGCTGTCGCGCTCCGGCGGCAGCCGCATCTACGCGATCGACCTTCAGTCCGGCAAAGCACGCCTGATCGGCAAGCTCGGCCGCGGCAGCACGTTGACCGGCCTCGCGGTGGCTCCGCGCGGCGTCCTGGCATAACCCGCACAGACCGCCCCGGTCCTATCGTGGGAGGGCCGGGGCGGGTGCGTGCGCGCACCCCCTGCCGTTGATCAGGGACTTCGCGGGCGGGTCGTCCAGCGCGCCGCTTCCTCCGTCTGCGGTGATCAGGGACTTCGTGGGCGCGTCGTCCGGCGCGCCGCCTCCCAAGGTCCCTGATCAACGAGGCGTCGCCGCCACCTGCCGGCTACGGTCTGGGGTGTGCGGGATTTCGCGGCGATCGTGCTGGCCGGCGGGGCCGGGCGCCGCCTGGGCGGTCCGGCCAAGCCCGCCCTGCCGGTGG
The window above is part of the Phytohabitans houttuyneae genome. Proteins encoded here:
- the moaA gene encoding GTP 3',8-cyclase MoaA, whose amino-acid sequence is MTTAGLVDRYGRVATDLRVSLTDRCNLRCTYCMPVEGLPWLPNSAVLTDDEVIRLVRVAVERLGVDEVRFTGGEPLIRPGLAKIVGAVAELAPRPRISLTTNGIGLDKLARPLRDAGLDRVNVSLDTLDGERFERLTHRKRHPDVLAGLAAAQAAGLTPVKINSVLMRDINEDEAPALLRFALAEGYELRFIEQMPLDAQHAWDRARMITAAEILAALRERFTLLPDPAERGGAPAETWLVDGYTTPDGSPAKVGVIGSVTRPFCGDCDRTRLTADGQVRNCLFATEESDLRGALREGADDEEIARRWRAATLTKRAGHGIDDPKFLQPTRPMSAIGG
- the fdhD gene encoding formate dehydrogenase accessory sulfurtransferase FdhD, encoding MGRATDRRTVLRIDTAGQGTVERRDTLAAEEPLEIRVGPAGPARRRPLAVTMRTPGDDIDLAIGFLLTEGVIREAGDVVTAQLCAGTAAPDEEPTPNTYNVVDVVLAGHVPPPETDPARNFYTTSSCGVCGKASIDAIRTRSRFAVADDPMAVDARVLAALPDRLRAAQRVFERTGGLHAAGLFTPSGELVALREDVGRHNAVDKLIGWATREQRLPLRGHVLLVSGRASFELTQKAWMAGLPMLAAVSAPSTLAGDLADEAGMTLVGFLRGETMNVYTGHHRIRS
- a CDS encoding GNAT family N-acetyltransferase; translated protein: MAVTIRSYRPGDHSAGRRLWVELAERHRALYDDPGFGGADPGAAFEEYLTRLDLSGMWVADHGEDGVVGLVGLIMKGRAGEVEPVVVTEARRGEGIGRALLGHVADEARRRGLTYLTISPESRNVDAIRSLHAAGYDVLSALQLTLDLGRRDQGRRQDIDIHDLRFKS
- a CDS encoding DUF4394 domain-containing protein — protein: MGSRKGTARRISVTATALTAGLAGAALAAVATGMVSIGTWVPGSDDDTRAELAGSRSRAGDGYGDRGDLFVVTQDNRLHRFDKLGSGRQELSVAITGLAAGERLVGIDTRPANGQLYAVGSTSRLYVIDPATGAAAQVGAPFTTALAGKRFGVDFNPTVDRLRIVSDTGQNLRIDPTTGAVAGVDTALNRSGVTSAAYTNSVAGATSTALYDIDSSKDVLVLQGTKPGVMPAVSPNTGQLFPVGRLSVDVLGLDGFDIVGAAKGDMFDEGDYTALAAVRVKGDGDNTRLVRVDLRTGKASPRGKLPKGVVGITASAGEATTVYATTARNDLVRFDRDSLKIRSQQAITGLGAGEKLLGLDVRPANGQLYALGSTNQIYTVNPRTAAATAVGTPFSADVYGSAVGFDVNPVVDRLRVVTSSGLNLRLVPDTGAVAAVDKSLAYAADDRNAGTGPKVSLAAYTNGFAGATATTLFDIDTGIDVLTVQAPPNDGVLRTSGKLTLDVDSVGGFDIAPDGQAIAALSRSGGSRIYAIDLQSGKARLIGKLGRGSTLTGLAVAPRGVLA
- a CDS encoding metallophosphoesterase is translated as MGVIVFVVFAFAVIGLIHLYLWKRLVRDTTRPGPWRRAGGVAAIALGVLVPATLIGTRAGQWWLAWPGYLWLAVMFYLIVVLVVLEIPMLVAKLWLRRQRKAAAAVVAQAPEPALVGAGGPPPEAPPAETPPGHNPDRRLLLARGAAIFAGLTAASISGYGIRSALGPPQLDRVTIPLAKLPRSMEGMRIALVSDIHLGPLRGRSHTERIVNMINEMDADLVAVVGDMVDGSVEELGAAAAPLERLRSRRGAYFVTGNHEYFSGYQQWVDEVARLGLRPLRNERLEIDGLDLAGVNDIAGEEYDDGPDFAKTFDGRDTSRPVVLLAHQPVQAHDAAKHGVDLQLSGHTHGGQMVPWSLLVRLEQPIVSGLGTVDGTKVYVTNGAGFWGPPVRVGAPPQVTLVELNSQ
- a CDS encoding fructosamine kinase family protein; the encoded protein is MDLAYLRAHPEHLPAFLTHQRIRETPVPGGSICTASRLTLDDGASLFAKSWGGAAQPVPNGFFEAEAAGLRWLRDAGGAPVPEVIAALPDLLALEWVEPGEATPEAAERLGRDLAATHRAGADAFGARWPGFIGALTADNAPSGGPWSAWFAERRLLPYLRMSTDNGALSTPDVALVEHVVARIEGYGGSEPPARIHGDLWPGNVLWAADGRAWLVDPAAHGGHRETDLAQLALFGGVPHLDRVLAAYREAWPLAEGWQARVPVHQLHLMLVHTALFGGAYRSAVRATAESALRT
- a CDS encoding MoaD/ThiS family protein; this encodes MSADSITVRYFAGARAAAGVHEELAPAGLCLDDLATELSTRRGERLGTVLKAASFLVDGVACHDRRAALPSGVTVDVLPPFAGG
- a CDS encoding UvrD-helicase domain-containing protein encodes the protein MPPFSVAPQGSSTGSNPYVVDLHIHSKYSRACSRDLNLPNLAWWARRKGVSVLGTGDFTHPAWHDHLRETLHPAEPGLYRLSPETERDIARRLPPRLASAAEADPVRFMLSVEISTIYKRDDRTRKVHHLIYLPDLDSVTRFNTALGRIGNLGADGRPILGLDSRDLLEITLEASPDGYLVPAHIWTPWFSALGSKSGFDAIADCYADLADHIFAVETGLSSDPEMNWRVSSLDRYQLVSNSDAHSPPALAREATVLTAERDYFGIREALRTGDGLHGTIEFFPEEGKYHADGHRACGVNWQPDRTRAAGGLCPECGKPLTVGVLSRVEDLADRTEARPGAKEVTHLLSLPQIVGEIHGVGPRSKTVDGQVNTLVAALGPELRILTETPLADVGQAGGELLAEAIGRLRRGQVRRVPGYDGEYGVITIFQPDELPRAGHGHQPDALFDVPVPAQRRPAEPAPRRKAEQARAPERRRAPKAELPPIAQPASPHEPFEPMLSGMEEVGTGLLDRLDALQRVAASAPGGPLLIVAGPGTGKTRTLTHRIAYLCAELNVYPEQCLAITFTRRAAEELRERLDGLLGPVAEDVTVATFHSLGLAILRDHAEAAGLADGFGVADDAQRAEARAEAGDDHDAYVKVLRQQNLVDLDELVELPVALLRDDPELVETYRTRWRWIFVDEYQDVDATQYELLRLLSPADGNLCAIGDPDQAIYSFRGADVTYFLRFSQDFIDARLVRLTRNYRSAAPIVAAAVQAIAPTTLVSGRRLDPARLDPEAPLIGLFPAGSAGDEADFVRRTVDELVGGVSHRSLDSGRIDGRASTIGFSDIAVLYRTDAQAAPVIEALSRAGIPVQKRSHNRLRDRAGVGAIARELRHAGGLGGSIAARVRLAGQVLAQRFTAPTLDAPAANTPEDIWAAVEVLTPLAQRCGDDLELFLSQLATGAEVDALDPRAEAVTLLTLHAAKGLEFPVVFLVGCEDGLLPMRLPGKPATDEELAEERRLFFVGVTRAQDRLYISHASRRTRFGTEREARPTPFLDAIDGGLFDRLGDSGPRRPKDRQLRLL
- a CDS encoding DUF4192 domain-containing protein, encoding MTPLALRTPADLITAIPFLLGFHPSDSVVVVGLRARQVVFAARGDLGEPPGFVEYVTSVVMRQDIDTAAVIGFGPDERAREPVTAIREALERHGVGVLDALRVAGGRYWSYACVGQDCCPSEGTAFDPVASRIAAAATHAGQVALPDRAALVGRIAPVGGLTRESMRLATDRATARLATVLAAPPPGDLLGGRSVRRLGVAAVRDAMRRHRDGGRLTDDEVAWLTVLLVHLPVRDFAWERVGAEEWQMELWVDVLRRAEPHLVPAPACLLAFAAWRCGQGALALAAVERAKRSDPSYSMARLLDDVLHRGIPPSTLDSYPLPRHARAGGRRPRRRVRT